From the uncultured Fusobacterium sp. genome, one window contains:
- a CDS encoding DUF3310 domain-containing protein, giving the protein MIDNVKSPKHYKLDELNIEVKDVAFAVIKNIKNTKVAVCVFNVLKYVMRAEKKNGIEDYKKAIEYLQYIIEEKENKVID; this is encoded by the coding sequence ATGATTGATAATGTTAAGAGTCCAAAGCATTATAAGCTTGATGAATTGAATATAGAAGTTAAAGATGTAGCATTTGCAGTAATAAAAAATATTAAAAACACTAAAGTTGCAGTATGTGTTTTTAATGTTTTGAAGTATGTGATGAGAGCAGAGAAAAAGAATGGTATAGAGGATTATAAAAAAGCTATTGAATATCTCCAATATATCATTGAAGAAAAAGAAAATAAGGTGATTGACTAA
- a CDS encoding crossover junction endodeoxyribonuclease RuvC, with the protein MGKKIDPNEYVGLEFTNKIGERFKVLQYQFKDKNNYCFDIEFLGTHNIQLATLNQIRNQTCVDLIERKKVKRLKVELQLRERTKLVNKAKNTCVIPSNLKDKNVLSIDLSTTSTGIAYSKAGIIVRWKTIKSPYTDFRERGFEIVKELVEILEKGMVDVVILEDVYLGLNSSVLSMLSEIRGMLTFHIKRLGIDLLLVPAVLWKNRFEGVPLHRKEQKEFMMKKFFEFTGVEADSDDSADAYMMLKACLEGK; encoded by the coding sequence ATGGGGAAGAAGATAGATCCTAATGAATATGTAGGGTTGGAGTTCACCAATAAGATTGGAGAAAGATTTAAAGTTCTCCAATATCAATTCAAGGATAAAAATAATTACTGCTTTGATATTGAATTTCTAGGAACTCACAATATTCAACTAGCTACATTAAATCAGATCAGGAATCAAACTTGTGTTGACTTAATTGAAAGAAAAAAGGTTAAAAGGTTAAAGGTAGAATTGCAACTAAGAGAGAGAACCAAGTTAGTGAATAAAGCAAAAAATACTTGTGTGATTCCTAGTAATTTAAAAGATAAAAATGTATTGTCTATAGATTTGTCTACTACATCCACTGGAATTGCTTATAGCAAGGCTGGGATCATTGTAAGATGGAAAACTATTAAATCTCCTTATACCGATTTTAGAGAAAGAGGATTTGAAATAGTAAAAGAGTTGGTGGAGATCCTGGAAAAAGGTATGGTTGATGTAGTGATACTTGAAGATGTTTATTTGGGACTTAATTCAAGTGTATTAAGTATGTTGAGTGAAATTAGAGGGATGCTGACATTTCATATAAAAAGGCTAGGGATTGATCTGTTGTTAGTTCCTGCTGTGCTTTGGAAGAATAGATTTGAGGGTGTGCCACTTCATAGGAAAGAGCAAAAAGAATTTATGATGAAAAAGTTTTTTGAATTTACAGGAGTTGAAGCTGACAGTGATGATAGTGCTGATGCTTATATGATGTTGAAGGCATGTTTGGAGGGAAAATGA
- a CDS encoding DUF1492 domain-containing protein, whose product MTKKQYLKQGYKIRLEIDSKKAVLNDMRATLDGLKAIRISEKVQGGPLPSDENMVNRITKVIEEEKKLENLYDFMSELSKEIDKIEDVVERALLRYRYFLGLTWEEIAEKLGYSIAQVYRLHIKACKNFNKINDSK is encoded by the coding sequence ATGACTAAAAAACAATACTTAAAACAAGGATATAAAATAAGATTAGAGATAGATAGTAAAAAAGCTGTTTTAAATGATATGAGAGCAACACTAGATGGATTAAAAGCTATTAGAATATCTGAAAAAGTTCAAGGAGGACCTCTACCAAGTGATGAAAATATGGTAAATAGAATTACTAAAGTTATTGAAGAGGAAAAAAAGTTAGAGAATCTTTATGATTTTATGTCTGAGTTATCAAAAGAGATAGATAAAATCGAGGATGTGGTAGAAAGGGCATTACTAAGATATAGATATTTTTTAGGACTTACTTGGGAAGAAATAGCGGAAAAATTAGGCTATTCAATAGCACAAGTCTATAGACTACATATTAAAGCTTGTAAAAATTTTAATAAAATAAATGATAGTAAGTGA
- a CDS encoding phage/plasmid primase, P4 family, with amino-acid sequence MSKYDKFKKYGDEIRFHYCPICGKEKENPDFSVNLKTGQYYCHSTGQGGNIKEIEDFDFKLPDIKKVKTTAERQTFTFDDLMKKRAGYHLGDDWLNYLKERGISEKGLNRLCRLGKENMMMIPITDGKNVVAIKYRTLDKKCKSERGSRTDYFLNWQNVKDKSYLIIVEGEIDLLSAIEVGFDNVVSVPFGAQNIKCIETQKDWIISFEKIIIAVDNDDPGKKCKEEIIKELYSIKDRLYSVNYGEFKDFNEVLTGGGSETLKNIILGAEKIVLNPAFAPSFFGEKGKFLFDVFANFLKEKFNIIKIDNELHCYIDGIYSKGKSLEKNMIELIPNLKDTHRKEVLKYLDLICESKEKNNDGLIAFKNGIYNIFTDELTDFSPDYVVTNKVPWRYKKETYSKLMDQTLNKFACDDKGIRKLIDEVVGYTLFSKNELGKSFIITGDKANGKSTFLKILIYMLGKENCSALSLDDVVNSRFRIYQVAGKLLNVGDDIGNGYIPEAETLRKLITGDIVTAEQKGKDPIEFNCYAKFIFSANDIPRIKDPTGATARRIIVIPFKNKFDRTKENYDPYFLDKVKTEECMEYLISIGIVGLKRILENKGFSETEETKILLEEFNRNNNPILAYIDFLENEIDSPINLDYLISTYSCMKILNGVYDFPNKDRLIGFNEWAVDNGHQKTSIKKFKDAMCAQYNLDTKRILIEGRKETYFTRRDY; translated from the coding sequence ATGAGCAAGTATGATAAATTTAAAAAGTATGGGGATGAGATAAGGTTTCACTACTGCCCCATATGTGGAAAAGAGAAAGAAAATCCAGATTTCAGCGTGAATTTGAAAACTGGTCAATATTATTGCCATTCAACTGGACAAGGTGGAAACATTAAAGAGATTGAGGATTTTGATTTTAAACTTCCTGACATCAAAAAAGTTAAAACTACTGCTGAAAGGCAAACATTTACCTTTGATGATTTGATGAAGAAAAGAGCTGGTTATCACTTAGGTGATGACTGGCTCAATTACTTAAAAGAGAGAGGAATATCAGAAAAAGGATTAAATCGATTGTGTCGCCTTGGAAAAGAAAATATGATGATGATACCAATCACAGATGGTAAGAATGTTGTTGCTATAAAATATAGAACTTTAGATAAAAAATGTAAGTCAGAGAGAGGGAGTAGGACTGACTATTTCTTAAACTGGCAAAATGTAAAAGATAAATCTTATTTGATTATAGTTGAGGGAGAAATAGATCTCCTTAGTGCAATAGAAGTTGGGTTTGATAATGTTGTTAGTGTACCATTTGGAGCACAGAATATCAAGTGCATAGAAACCCAAAAAGATTGGATAATAAGTTTTGAAAAGATAATCATTGCAGTTGATAATGATGATCCTGGAAAAAAATGTAAGGAAGAGATAATAAAGGAATTATATTCTATAAAAGATAGACTTTATTCTGTTAATTATGGTGAGTTTAAAGACTTCAATGAGGTTTTAACTGGTGGTGGAAGTGAAACCCTTAAAAATATCATTCTAGGGGCTGAGAAGATAGTTTTAAACCCTGCCTTTGCTCCTTCATTCTTTGGAGAAAAGGGAAAGTTTTTATTTGATGTCTTTGCAAACTTTTTAAAGGAAAAATTTAACATCATAAAAATAGATAATGAACTTCATTGCTATATAGATGGAATTTATTCTAAAGGAAAAAGCTTAGAAAAGAATATGATTGAGCTTATTCCAAACTTGAAGGATACACATAGAAAAGAGGTTTTAAAATATTTAGATCTTATTTGTGAATCAAAGGAAAAGAATAATGATGGATTGATTGCTTTTAAAAATGGAATCTACAATATTTTTACTGATGAACTTACAGATTTCAGTCCAGATTATGTAGTGACTAATAAAGTTCCTTGGAGATATAAAAAAGAAACTTACTCAAAGCTAATGGATCAAACTCTTAATAAGTTTGCTTGTGATGATAAAGGAATTAGAAAGTTGATAGATGAGGTTGTAGGGTATACCCTTTTCTCCAAAAATGAGCTTGGAAAATCTTTTATTATAACTGGAGATAAGGCAAATGGAAAGAGTACATTTTTAAAAATACTGATATATATGCTAGGAAAAGAAAATTGTAGTGCTTTGAGCTTAGATGATGTTGTCAATTCAAGATTTAGAATATACCAAGTAGCAGGTAAATTGTTAAATGTTGGAGATGACATAGGGAATGGATATATTCCTGAGGCTGAAACATTGAGAAAATTAATTACTGGAGATATTGTTACTGCTGAACAAAAAGGGAAGGATCCTATTGAGTTTAATTGTTATGCCAAATTTATTTTTAGTGCTAATGATATTCCAAGAATCAAAGATCCTACTGGAGCAACTGCTAGAAGAATTATAGTTATACCTTTTAAAAATAAGTTTGATAGAACAAAAGAAAATTATGATCCTTATTTTTTAGATAAGGTTAAAACTGAGGAATGTATGGAGTATTTAATCAGTATTGGGATTGTAGGCTTAAAAAGAATTTTAGAAAATAAAGGTTTCAGTGAGACTGAAGAAACTAAAATTTTGTTGGAAGAGTTTAATAGAAATAATAATCCAATACTAGCTTACATTGATTTTTTAGAAAATGAAATAGATTCTCCTATAAACTTAGATTATTTAATTTCTACTTACTCTTGTATGAAGATTTTAAATGGAGTCTATGATTTTCCCAATAAAGATAGGCTAATAGGTTTTAATGAATGGGCAGTGGATAATGGGCATCAGAAAACTTCTATTAAAAAGTTTAAAGATGCTATGTGTGCTCAATACAATCTTGATACAAAAAGAATTCTTATCGAGGGAAGAAAAGAAACTTATTTTACAAGAAGGGATTATTAA